In a genomic window of Streptomyces roseoviridis:
- a CDS encoding serine/threonine-protein kinase translates to MVRDLGDGDPRGIGPYRLLGVLGEGGMGKVYLGSSRGGRRVAVKVVRADVAGDAEFRTRFRREIEAARRVGGAWTAPVIDADPDAAVPWLASDYIDAPDLGVLVHRQGPLNEAGVLRLAGGLAEALESVHRARLIHRDLKPSNVLMTDNGPRLIDFGIARAFDGTTRVTGTGLIIGTPGFMSPEQAVGAELTPASDVFSLGSVLFFAVTGRGPFGSGGAASVLYRVVHDEPGLTAVPPGLRPVLSACLRKDPAHRATLDELLDLVDGRAAGAAPPEAGEHRQPGHHTARGESPTEAAVPPTARETAGSAPAELRSPLPLLIAFVIWAVGGVAGLVALASGKVGAYLILPGGLWLAIATAQVQQLRARLGTARAARQLRDPKRGRAGPW, encoded by the coding sequence ATGGTCAGGGATCTGGGTGACGGGGATCCGCGCGGTATCGGGCCGTACCGGTTGCTCGGGGTCCTGGGGGAAGGCGGTATGGGCAAGGTCTACCTGGGGAGTTCGCGGGGCGGGCGCCGCGTGGCGGTGAAGGTGGTCAGGGCGGACGTCGCCGGCGACGCGGAGTTCCGGACGCGTTTCCGGCGGGAGATCGAAGCCGCCCGCAGGGTCGGCGGGGCGTGGACGGCGCCCGTCATCGACGCCGACCCCGACGCCGCGGTCCCCTGGCTGGCCAGCGACTACATCGACGCACCGGACCTGGGCGTCCTCGTCCACCGGCAAGGTCCGCTGAACGAGGCCGGCGTGCTGCGGCTCGCCGGAGGACTCGCCGAGGCGCTGGAGTCCGTACACCGCGCCCGCCTGATCCACCGGGATCTGAAGCCGTCCAACGTCCTGATGACCGACAACGGCCCGCGGCTCATCGACTTCGGTATCGCCCGGGCCTTCGACGGGACCACGCGGGTCACCGGGACCGGCCTGATCATCGGCACGCCCGGGTTCATGTCGCCGGAACAGGCGGTAGGCGCCGAACTCACGCCGGCCAGCGACGTCTTCTCACTGGGCTCCGTGCTGTTCTTCGCGGTCACGGGGAGGGGTCCTTTCGGCTCCGGCGGCGCAGCCTCGGTGCTGTACCGGGTGGTGCACGACGAGCCGGGCCTCACCGCCGTGCCACCCGGGCTGCGGCCGGTCCTGAGCGCCTGCCTGCGCAAGGATCCGGCACACCGCGCGACGCTCGACGAACTGCTCGACCTGGTCGACGGCCGGGCGGCCGGTGCGGCGCCGCCGGAAGCCGGGGAGCACCGGCAGCCCGGTCACCACACGGCACGCGGTGAGTCCCCGACGGAGGCGGCCGTCCCGCCCACCGCCCGGGAAACGGCCGGTTCCGCCCCTGCCGAGCTCCGTTCCCCACTGCCGCTGCTGATCGCGTTCGTGATCTGGGCGGTGGGCGGCGTGGCGGGTCTGGTGGCGCTGGCCTCGGGGAAGGTGGGCGCGTACCTGATCCTGCCCGGCGGGCTGTGGCTGGCCATCGCCACGGCACAGGTACAGCAGTTACGTGCGCGGCTGGGCACCGCCCGGGCGGCGCGGCAGCTGCGCGACCCGAAGCGCGGCCGGGCGGGGCCCTGGTGA
- a CDS encoding site-2 protease family protein — translation MSTTTSRHDERRISPVFLAILAVMAVTGWAVWTDFAASPGLAVFLFVTSAWIVSLCLHEYAHARTALHGGDITVGARGYLTLNPLAYTHAVLSIILPVLFVIMGGIGLPGGAVFIDQARIRGRWKHSLISAAGPLTNVLFAVVCTAPFWLGALDGVPVVFRYALAFLAFLQVTAALLNFLPVPGLDGYGVIEPWLSYRIKRQIEPYAPYGFFVVIALLFVPAVNGAFFDAIDALMRALGVPELSRYCGSNLYRFWQDQPEFCAV, via the coding sequence ATGTCCACGACCACCTCGCGCCACGACGAACGGCGGATCAGTCCCGTCTTCCTGGCGATCCTCGCGGTCATGGCCGTCACCGGCTGGGCCGTGTGGACCGACTTCGCGGCCTCCCCCGGCCTCGCCGTCTTCCTCTTCGTGACCTCGGCCTGGATCGTCTCGCTCTGTCTGCACGAGTACGCGCACGCCCGCACCGCCCTGCACGGCGGGGACATCACGGTCGGCGCCCGCGGCTACCTGACCCTGAACCCGCTCGCGTACACCCACGCCGTACTGAGCATCATCCTGCCCGTGCTCTTCGTGATCATGGGCGGCATCGGTCTGCCGGGCGGCGCGGTCTTCATCGACCAGGCGCGGATCCGGGGCCGCTGGAAGCACAGCCTGATCTCCGCGGCGGGACCGCTCACCAACGTCCTGTTCGCCGTCGTCTGCACGGCGCCGTTCTGGCTCGGCGCCCTCGACGGCGTGCCGGTCGTCTTCCGCTACGCCCTCGCCTTCCTGGCGTTCCTCCAGGTGACGGCGGCCCTGCTGAACTTCCTGCCGGTGCCGGGCCTGGACGGCTACGGGGTGATCGAGCCCTGGCTGTCGTACCGGATCAAGCGGCAGATCGAGCCGTACGCGCCCTACGGCTTCTTCGTCGTGATCGCGCTGCTGTTCGTCCCCGCGGTCAACGGGGCCTTCTTCGACGCGATCGACGCGCTGATGCGGGCGCTGGGCGTGCCGGAGCTGTCGCGCTACTGCGGCTCGAACCTCTACCGGTTCTGGCAGGACCAGCCGGAGTTCTGCGCGGTCTAG
- a CDS encoding MFS transporter: MNRLAPLLPDLAPWRSSRDFRLLWVQGLVTVFASFMALVALPLQIKELTGSPFAVGVMGAVELVPLVVFGLYGGALADAVDRRKVIVATEAGLGLLALVLLVNALLPSPLLWPLYGVAAGVSALAGLQRPALDSLLARIVPHEQQTAAAALNSLRWQLGSIAGPALAGLVVAYAGHAAAYGVTLGGYVLSVLLCRGLSPAPPAHDADKPSLRGIAEGARYAWSRPVLLGTYAVDLAAMFFAFPNTIFPFLADDLDAEWSLGLMYAAGSVGSLVLGLTSGWTSRVRRHGLLVVAGATGWGLAIAAAGWFTNVWAVLLCLAVAGAGDMLSGLGRSTIWNQTIPEELRGRLAGIEVLSYSVGPQLGQLRAGGVAGWTGTRAAIWSGGVACVASVGLLCLALPKLLAYDATTDADALRRKAQQDARREARPDAGPDGGRETRPEAGPDAGRETRPDAGPDAGQETGPDAGRETRHPSA, translated from the coding sequence GTGAACCGCCTCGCCCCCCTGCTGCCCGATCTCGCGCCCTGGCGCTCCTCTCGTGACTTCCGGCTGCTGTGGGTGCAGGGGCTCGTCACCGTCTTCGCCTCGTTCATGGCGCTGGTGGCGCTGCCGCTCCAGATCAAGGAGCTGACCGGCTCGCCGTTCGCCGTCGGGGTGATGGGGGCCGTGGAGCTCGTGCCGCTGGTGGTGTTCGGGCTGTACGGCGGGGCGCTCGCGGACGCGGTGGACCGGCGGAAGGTGATCGTCGCGACCGAGGCGGGCCTCGGCCTGCTGGCCCTGGTCCTGCTCGTGAACGCGCTGCTGCCGAGCCCGCTGCTGTGGCCGCTGTACGGGGTGGCCGCCGGGGTCTCGGCCCTGGCGGGGCTGCAGCGGCCGGCACTCGACTCGCTGCTGGCCCGGATCGTGCCGCACGAGCAGCAGACGGCGGCCGCGGCGCTCAATTCGCTGCGCTGGCAGCTCGGGTCGATCGCGGGCCCGGCGCTCGCGGGCCTGGTCGTGGCGTACGCGGGGCACGCGGCGGCCTACGGGGTGACGCTGGGCGGCTACGTGCTGTCGGTGCTGCTGTGCCGGGGGCTGTCGCCCGCGCCGCCCGCGCACGACGCGGACAAGCCGTCGCTGCGCGGCATCGCCGAGGGCGCGCGGTACGCGTGGTCGCGGCCGGTGCTGCTCGGCACGTACGCGGTCGATCTGGCGGCGATGTTCTTCGCCTTCCCGAACACGATTTTCCCGTTCCTCGCGGACGACCTGGACGCCGAGTGGTCGCTGGGCCTGATGTACGCGGCCGGGTCGGTGGGCTCGCTCGTGCTCGGGCTGACGAGCGGCTGGACCTCGCGGGTGCGGCGGCACGGTCTGCTGGTGGTGGCCGGGGCGACCGGCTGGGGGCTCGCCATCGCGGCGGCGGGCTGGTTCACGAACGTGTGGGCGGTGCTGCTGTGCCTGGCCGTCGCGGGCGCCGGCGACATGCTGAGCGGGCTCGGCCGGTCGACGATCTGGAACCAGACGATCCCGGAGGAGCTGCGCGGGCGGCTCGCGGGCATCGAGGTGCTCTCGTACAGCGTCGGCCCGCAGCTCGGCCAGCTGCGGGCGGGCGGGGTGGCCGGCTGGACGGGGACCCGCGCGGCGATCTGGTCCGGTGGGGTCGCGTGCGTGGCGTCGGTGGGGCTGCTGTGCCTGGCGCTGCCGAAACTGCTCGCGTACGACGCCACGACGGACGCGGACGCCCTGCGGCGCAAGGCCCAGCAGGACGCGCGGCGCGAGGCCCGGCCGGATGCCGGACCGGATGGGGGGCGGGAGACCCGGCCGGAAGCCGGACCGGATGCGGGGCGGGAGACCCGGCCGGATGCCGGACCGGATGCGGGGCAGGAGACCGGGCCGGATGCCGGGCGGGAGACCCGGCATCCGTCGGCCTGA
- the npdG gene encoding NADPH-dependent F420 reductase: MTSSTTAPQAAPKDPWDLPDVSGLVVGVLGGTGDQGRGLAYRLAKAGQKVIIGSRAADRAQAAAAELGLGVEGADNAECARRSDVVIVAVPWDGHAQTLESLRGELAGKIVVDCVNPLGFDKKGAYALKPEEGSAAEQAAALLPDSRVTAAFHHLSAVLLQDASIDEIDTDVMVLGEVRADVEIVQALAGRIPGMRGVFAGRLRNAHQVESLVANLISVNRRYKAHAGLRVTDV, from the coding sequence ATGACTTCCTCCACCACCGCACCGCAGGCCGCCCCCAAGGACCCCTGGGACCTCCCCGACGTCTCCGGACTCGTCGTCGGCGTCCTCGGCGGCACCGGCGACCAGGGCCGCGGCCTCGCCTACCGGCTCGCCAAGGCCGGCCAGAAGGTGATCATCGGCTCCCGCGCCGCGGACCGCGCGCAGGCCGCGGCGGCCGAGCTCGGCCTCGGCGTCGAGGGCGCCGACAACGCCGAGTGCGCCCGCCGCAGCGACGTCGTCATCGTGGCCGTGCCGTGGGACGGGCACGCCCAGACCCTGGAGTCGCTGCGCGGGGAACTCGCCGGCAAGATCGTCGTGGACTGCGTCAACCCGCTCGGCTTCGACAAGAAGGGCGCCTACGCGCTCAAGCCGGAGGAGGGCTCCGCCGCCGAGCAGGCCGCCGCGCTGCTCCCGGACTCGCGGGTCACCGCCGCCTTCCACCACCTGTCGGCGGTCCTCCTCCAGGACGCCTCGATCGACGAGATCGACACCGACGTGATGGTCCTCGGCGAGGTCCGCGCCGACGTCGAGATCGTGCAGGCCCTCGCCGGCCGCATCCCCGGCATGCGGGGCGTCTTCGCGGGCCGGCTGCGCAACGCCCACCAGGTGGAGTCGCTGGTCGCCAACCTGATCTCGGTGAACCGCCGCTACAAGGCCCACGCGGGCCTGCGCGTCACGGACGTCTGA